The DNA region ACCAGTACCAGGTAACATTTATAGTTACGCTGCCGCCACCGCTGTCATTACGAGACCATTCCGACCCCGTATCGATGTACGAGGCGGGAATGACATATTATTTACCTGACGCGACACTAGTGGCTGTCACACCCTTTTACATGAAGATTTCGTTTTGACAGGTAATGTGCTAAAATCGACTTATCATCCAATAAAGCATTAGCAACGGTAAGATTATGGTGAAAAAAAGGCCCCCGCAAACTATAAAAACAAATTTAAGTGACACTAATAAGAAGAGGAGGAGTGCTGTGGCGCAATTTTCAGTAAACGCTTCCCGCATGGACCCGTACAAGAATTTCAAATTTAGAGTAAAGTGGGACGGAAAATACATTCCCGGTATTACGAAAATAACTTCCCTCAAAAGATCTACGGAGCCGGTAGTTTACCGGGATGGTGATGATCCCAGCACCTCACATCTTTCGCCGGGTACCTGGAAATTCGACCCAATTGTACTTGAGAGGGGGATCACCCACGATCTCGAGTTTGAAAACTGGGCAAACCTGAGTTATCAGGTTTCCGGTCCGATGTCTTTGAAGAACTTCCGAAAAGATATTATTGTGGAATTATTGAATGAGCAAGGAGTCATAGTTAAAGCATTCAGAGTCTACCGATGCTGGGTGTCCGAATATCAGGTCTTACCCGTTCTTGATGCCAGCGCTAATTCGGTAGCGATTGAAGCAATAACCCTGGAGAATGAAGGCTGGGAACGGGATACAGGGGTCCTCGAACCCGCAGAAACTTAATTTCCCTGGTCAGCCAGACCGGTGAGAGCGCCTATTAGCTCAGGCTACTTTCGGATAGCACCGCAATATTTTGGTGCTAATATATTACACGGACACCAGATCACGCAAAAGGCTCGTGTGTATCATATGACAGACGCGTTAACGTCAGGAATCAGGCTGACCGGTCTCTTTTATCACCAGGTCATTGTAGACGCTCATTAATCGCCGGGTAATGGGGCCCGGCCTCCCACCACCGATTGCCGTTCCATTCAGGTAGGTGACAGGCATTATTCCCAGAATGGAATTCGTGAGAAAAGCTTCAGCGGCATCCGGTAGTTCTTCAAGGTGGATATCCTCTTCGGAAGCTATGATACCTGTTTTTAGCGACAGCTCCAGGATAACGTCTCTGGTTATACCGGGCAGAATGCCGCTTTCCTGCCGCGGAGTTTTCAGCAGGTTATTGCTTACCAGAAATACGTTGCTGGTACTGGCTTCAGCCAGCTGACCCTTTTCGTTGAGAAAGAGTGCGTCATCAACACAGGAGGCTTTCGCCTCCTGGCGCGCCAGCAGACTTTCCATGTAATTAGCTGTTTTCATCGCCGTGACCGGCGACTGGCTATTCCTGCGGATTGAAGAGATGATTACCCTGAAGCCTCTTTCATAGTATTCGTCCGGGTATGGCTTATACTTAGCCGCAGCCACCAGGATCGTAATTCCAGCG from Dehalococcoidales bacterium includes:
- a CDS encoding phage tail protein gives rise to the protein MVKKRPPQTIKTNLSDTNKKRRSAVAQFSVNASRMDPYKNFKFRVKWDGKYIPGITKITSLKRSTEPVVYRDGDDPSTSHLSPGTWKFDPIVLERGITHDLEFENWANLSYQVSGPMSLKNFRKDIIVELLNEQGVIVKAFRVYRCWVSEYQVLPVLDASANSVAIEAITLENEGWERDTGVLEPAET
- a CDS encoding aminotransferase class IV; translated protein: MEEIVYLNGVMLPVSEAKISAMDYGFLYGYGLFETMLARSGAVFRIDSHLTRLAKSAERLGIAVDIAVIRKAVIDTLEVNGLRDARVRLAISIGEGSLVPDPRSCAGITILVAAAKYKPYPDEYYERGFRVIISSIRRNSQSPVTAMKTANYMESLLARQEAKASCVDDALFLNEKGQLAEASTSNVFLVSNNLLKTPRQESGILPGITRDVILELSLKTGIIASEEDIHLEELPDAAEAFLTNSILGIMPVTYLNGTAIGGGRPGPITRRLMSVYNDLVIKETGQPDS